The proteins below are encoded in one region of Ferruginibacter lapsinanis:
- a CDS encoding PA0069 family radical SAM protein: MENNNLKQDHHKVKVNDQSKDIQYIAGRGAQFNTKNRFLKDEKTKEHIEGIDDWEETNIPTQYLEQQSKTIVNKVESKDVGMSYSMNPYAGCEHGCIYCYARNVHEYWGYSAGLDFEQKIIVKKNAPQLLRKFLMHPKWDATPIMLSGNTDCYQPAEQKYRLTRGLLEVCNEFNQPVGILTKNSWILKDKDVLQEMGKKNIVSAMVSITSFNEELRRAMEPRTTTAKQKLKVINELSSAGVRMGIMMGPMIPGLNEHEMQRIMKAAADNGATFTAYTFIRLNGAIKFLFHDWLYKNFPNHADKVWHLIEQSHDGKVNDTRWGVRMRGEGSIADMVAQQYKKYGKLYNMNAEDWHLDRTKFRVPGGQGKLF; this comes from the coding sequence ATGGAAAATAATAATCTCAAACAGGACCATCACAAAGTAAAAGTTAACGATCAAAGCAAAGACATACAATATATCGCAGGCCGTGGCGCACAATTCAACACAAAAAATCGTTTCTTAAAAGACGAAAAAACAAAAGAGCATATAGAAGGCATCGACGATTGGGAAGAAACAAATATCCCTACACAGTACTTAGAGCAGCAATCAAAAACCATTGTTAACAAAGTAGAAAGCAAAGATGTAGGCATGAGCTATAGCATGAATCCGTATGCAGGATGTGAACACGGTTGTATATATTGCTATGCACGCAATGTTCATGAATACTGGGGTTACAGTGCAGGATTAGATTTTGAACAAAAAATAATTGTCAAAAAAAATGCACCGCAATTACTGCGTAAATTTTTGATGCACCCTAAGTGGGATGCTACCCCCATCATGCTCAGCGGTAACACTGATTGCTATCAACCTGCCGAACAAAAGTACAGGTTAACAAGAGGCTTACTCGAAGTATGCAATGAATTCAATCAGCCTGTTGGTATACTTACTAAGAACTCGTGGATACTAAAAGACAAAGATGTATTGCAGGAAATGGGCAAGAAAAATATTGTATCGGCAATGGTATCTATTACCTCATTTAACGAAGAGCTGCGTAGGGCAATGGAACCACGAACCACCACAGCCAAACAAAAACTAAAAGTCATTAACGAACTCAGCAGCGCAGGAGTACGAATGGGTATTATGATGGGGCCCATGATTCCCGGATTGAATGAGCATGAAATGCAACGTATCATGAAAGCCGCAGCAGACAATGGTGCCACATTCACTGCATATACTTTCATCCGTTTAAATGGCGCCATTAAATTTTTATTCCATGATTGGTTGTATAAAAATTTCCCAAACCATGCAGATAAAGTATGGCATTTAATTGAGCAAAGCCACGATGGTAAAGTGAATGACACACGCTGGGGTGTACGAATGAGAGGCGAAGGAAGTATTGCTGATATGGTAGCACAACAATATAAAAAGTATGGTAAGCTCTACAACATGAATGCAGAAGACTGGCATTTAGATAGAACAAAATTTCGTGTACCAGGCGGGCAAGGGAAATTATTTTAA
- a CDS encoding DUF72 domain-containing protein: MEFGRVAEDELNNIDFSLPAEPVFNKSILSGAIAKDTRVYVGCAKWGRTEWVGKIYPPKTKEKDFLEHYVHHYNSIELNATHYKIYGEEGIKKWAAKAAEEDFKFCPKMYKGVTHFGSLKGKSFITDEFLKGVLAFGQQLGPIFIQVSETFSPKRKEELFDFIQSLPTDLQFFLEVRHPDWFAQQNILDELLNVLKSINMGIVITDTAGRRDCAHMNLTVPKAFIRYVGNSLHPSDYTRCDAWIKRMKHWLDNGLQELYFFMHMHDEATSPELTVYLVEKMNKELGLNLIKPTFIPPPPPKGGTLELF, translated from the coding sequence ATGGAATTTGGAAGAGTAGCTGAGGATGAATTAAATAATATAGACTTTTCTTTGCCAGCAGAACCTGTCTTTAATAAAAGTATTTTGAGCGGCGCTATTGCCAAAGATACCCGGGTATATGTTGGTTGTGCCAAATGGGGGCGAACAGAATGGGTCGGCAAGATTTATCCACCCAAAACAAAAGAAAAAGATTTTCTCGAACACTATGTACATCACTACAACAGTATTGAGTTAAATGCTACACACTATAAAATATATGGGGAAGAGGGAATAAAGAAATGGGCTGCTAAAGCTGCCGAAGAGGATTTTAAATTTTGTCCTAAAATGTATAAGGGTGTAACACATTTCGGGAGCCTGAAAGGTAAGAGTTTTATTACCGATGAATTTTTAAAAGGCGTGTTAGCTTTTGGCCAACAGTTAGGCCCAATTTTTATACAAGTCAGCGAAACTTTTTCACCCAAACGAAAAGAGGAATTATTCGATTTCATACAATCACTTCCAACTGATCTGCAATTCTTTTTGGAGGTCCGTCATCCTGATTGGTTTGCCCAACAAAATATTCTGGATGAATTGCTGAATGTCCTTAAGTCTATAAATATGGGGATTGTAATTACAGACACTGCTGGTAGAAGAGATTGTGCCCATATGAATTTAACAGTGCCTAAAGCTTTTATCAGGTATGTTGGTAACAGTTTGCATCCATCCGATTATACAAGATGTGATGCATGGATAAAACGTATGAAACATTGGTTGGATAATGGGTTACAAGAATTATATTTTTTCATGCACATGCATGATGAGGCTACATCGCCGGAGTTGACTGTGTATCTGGTAGAGAAAATGAATAAAGAATTAGGATTGAATTTGATCAAGCCAACATTTATACCCCCTCCGCCCCCTAAAGGGGGAACCTTGGAGCTCTTTTAG
- a CDS encoding TonB-dependent receptor plug domain-containing protein: MKRLLLAFIAAFLCISTQAQQGRLFDQSMIIKECAVDITTKGMFATTWIELEFYNDRNKEAEALYNFHLAPGQAVTGFQLMLGDAYREGSIEESWKARQAYSNIVGKRMDPALLRMTGQNYYTLNIYPVPAKGSRKVKIKIEELLRCAGDGYKFDLGLLSNDSIGHLSVNVNVTKHAYAPISEYGLLKDKKFVNLSDKYTLTTSFNDCKGKGSIAFLLPKQCTEISACMESATGAFFLKTENKLAENYTIDIKKLRVYWDCSASMIEKNKKEFTIFLKKVITRYKPDQLTIVPFNQQLYGEKIFTKEEIEGNDWEQLIDQIQYKGATQFGILNFDTKDDLILVFTDGRHTWGKKKPLVIKTPVAFITTGYYYNYRYYSYYEDDYYDPYAYYNPILNYKNYYLYNSSYDDRAIEDLSKINIGLIAVEDESGNQADMRLPQAISPAMLLVGTLKNYSRKIILKYGFGDRVLYTQQFDLQTNCYGEDFDKAKALINFEYILAGRYWCNTLAFGIDNKMVTWQTSYIVLEKIDDYVKYNITPPADLLQSCLDRGYVQTDYRRRYEQMKKTDNAEMLKLVVKEYNQRIDLWGAHTDKIDIESVGKSYAKIEQDKIVETEKAKSATQQNLNTVTTPVNNDTKAMDEVVVIGYGTTSKSALTGSVSSITYNQLKDVPFSSVGEALTGRVSGLQVTTTEGAPGAELEIKIRGGSSITQSNAPLYVIDGIPSESGLSDISVIDIERIDVLKDAASTAIYGSRGANGVILVTTKSGNFFNRNYSRFTKLKNQNDVGYMVIIKNSSVKNKYQTYLDLEKAYKNNATFYLDMALHFYEHGLTAYTDEMIQHAAETGYGDVTSQTSIAFIYEHMKQYDKAIEIYQNLSEDYPNNLRFVRDAAWAYYQSDREDTAIRILYNGIIKYGYNWDTQTLKLKDIMLAEMNMMIALHKGPIDISYIPKEIIKSIPADIRIIVESSTSNLSDLTFDTPRGYDVKNSNTINRIGARLHSAATDYMLSEFQVKDAPKGKYRISLSSNSYYGSWYSSYIRIIKINNFGTAEQSIDTDIISLDNQSGTIEIESFKIK, translated from the coding sequence ATGAAAAGATTATTGCTTGCTTTCATAGCTGCTTTTTTATGCATTTCTACACAGGCGCAACAAGGAAGATTGTTTGATCAATCTATGATCATTAAAGAATGTGCTGTAGATATTACCACAAAAGGAATGTTTGCTACAACATGGATAGAACTTGAATTTTACAATGACAGGAACAAAGAAGCCGAAGCATTGTACAATTTTCATTTGGCTCCTGGACAGGCCGTAACGGGCTTTCAGTTGATGCTAGGAGATGCTTACAGAGAAGGAAGTATTGAAGAAAGCTGGAAGGCCAGGCAAGCGTATTCTAATATTGTAGGAAAAAGAATGGATCCTGCATTGCTGCGGATGACCGGACAAAATTATTATACACTTAATATTTATCCTGTACCGGCAAAAGGCAGTCGTAAAGTAAAAATAAAAATAGAAGAACTTTTAAGATGTGCAGGAGATGGGTATAAATTCGACCTGGGATTATTGTCAAATGATAGCATTGGCCATTTATCCGTTAATGTAAATGTTACTAAACATGCGTATGCACCAATTAGCGAATATGGATTATTGAAGGATAAAAAATTTGTGAATTTGTCTGATAAGTATACGCTGACAACTTCTTTCAACGATTGTAAGGGCAAAGGTTCGATCGCATTCTTATTGCCAAAGCAATGTACAGAGATCAGTGCCTGTATGGAATCTGCAACAGGAGCCTTCTTTCTTAAAACTGAAAATAAGCTGGCTGAAAATTATACTATTGATATAAAAAAATTGAGAGTGTATTGGGATTGTTCAGCTTCTATGATTGAAAAGAATAAGAAAGAGTTTACCATATTCCTTAAAAAAGTAATAACGAGGTACAAACCAGATCAGTTAACAATTGTGCCGTTTAATCAACAATTGTATGGAGAAAAAATTTTTACTAAAGAGGAAATTGAGGGCAATGATTGGGAGCAGTTGATAGATCAGATACAATATAAAGGAGCTACGCAATTCGGTATTCTGAACTTTGATACAAAGGATGATCTGATATTGGTTTTTACAGATGGAAGACATACCTGGGGGAAGAAGAAACCATTGGTTATCAAAACTCCGGTAGCTTTTATCACCACCGGATATTATTATAATTACAGGTACTATAGTTATTACGAAGACGACTATTATGATCCTTATGCTTATTACAATCCAATCCTGAATTATAAAAACTATTATCTATACAACAGCAGTTACGATGACAGAGCAATTGAAGATCTGTCAAAAATAAATATTGGTCTGATAGCTGTAGAAGATGAATCGGGTAATCAGGCTGATATGAGATTGCCACAAGCTATTTCTCCTGCAATGCTGCTGGTAGGCACATTAAAAAACTATTCCCGGAAGATCATATTAAAATATGGTTTCGGAGATAGAGTATTGTATACGCAGCAATTTGATCTACAGACCAATTGTTATGGTGAAGATTTTGATAAAGCCAAAGCACTGATAAACTTCGAATATATTTTAGCCGGTAGATACTGGTGCAATACATTGGCTTTTGGTATTGATAATAAAATGGTGACCTGGCAAACATCTTATATTGTTTTAGAAAAGATAGATGACTATGTGAAATATAACATAACACCACCGGCTGATCTGTTGCAATCGTGTTTGGATAGAGGATATGTGCAAACGGATTATAGAAGGCGATATGAGCAAATGAAAAAAACAGATAATGCAGAAATGCTGAAACTGGTAGTTAAAGAATATAATCAAAGGATTGATTTGTGGGGAGCTCATACAGATAAAATCGATATTGAATCTGTTGGGAAAAGTTATGCTAAAATAGAGCAGGATAAAATTGTGGAAACTGAAAAAGCAAAATCGGCAACTCAACAAAATTTAAATACGGTAACAACACCAGTAAATAATGATACCAAAGCAATGGATGAAGTAGTGGTAATAGGGTATGGAACTACCAGCAAATCTGCTTTAACGGGATCTGTTTCTTCGATCACATATAATCAGTTAAAAGATGTTCCTTTTAGTTCTGTTGGCGAAGCTTTAACTGGAAGAGTATCAGGATTACAGGTTACCACAACGGAAGGGGCCCCCGGGGCGGAACTGGAAATAAAAATTCGTGGCGGTAGTTCTATCACACAAAGTAATGCACCGTTATATGTTATTGATGGAATACCCTCTGAATCTGGTCTGAGTGATATTTCTGTGATTGATATAGAACGAATTGATGTTTTAAAAGATGCTGCATCTACGGCCATTTATGGATCGAGAGGAGCCAACGGTGTAATTCTTGTGACCACAAAATCGGGCAACTTTTTTAACCGAAATTATAGCCGTTTCACAAAACTAAAAAACCAAAATGATGTTGGGTATATGGTTATAATAAAAAATAGTTCTGTCAAAAATAAATATCAGACTTACCTGGATCTTGAAAAAGCATACAAGAATAATGCAACTTTTTATCTGGATATGGCTCTACATTTTTATGAACATGGATTAACAGCCTACACAGATGAAATGATACAACATGCTGCGGAAACAGGTTATGGAGATGTAACTTCCCAAACATCCATAGCTTTTATTTACGAGCATATGAAGCAGTACGATAAGGCTATAGAGATCTATCAAAATTTGTCGGAAGACTATCCAAATAATTTACGTTTTGTAAGAGATGCGGCCTGGGCTTATTATCAGAGTGATAGGGAAGATACAGCTATACGGATATTGTATAACGGAATAATAAAATACGGGTATAATTGGGATACACAAACATTGAAATTAAAAGATATCATGTTGGCTGAAATGAATATGATGATTGCATTGCATAAAGGCCCAATTGATATCAGTTATATTCCCAAAGAAATTATAAAGTCAATTCCTGCAGATATTCGTATCATAGTGGAATCATCTACAAGCAATTTATCTGATTTAACGTTTGATACACCACGTGGTTATGATGTTAAAAATTCTAATACTATAAACAGAATTGGTGCAAGGCTGCACAGTGCTGCAACGGATTATATGCTGAGTGAATTTCAGGTGAAAGATGCACCAAAAGGAAAATATCGTATCAGTTTATCATCTAATTCTTATTATGGATCATGGTATTCATCTTATATAAGAATCATTAAGATAAATAATTTTGGCACCGCCGAGCAATCAATAGACACAGATATAATTTCTTTAGATAATCAAAGTGGTACAATTGAGATAGAAAGTTTTAAAATAAAATAA
- a CDS encoding sterol desaturase family protein — protein MNWFIFVIIILGTFFIMEGITWLTHRFVMHGFLWYLHEDHHKPTGHAFEKNDAFFLIFAIPSWLCIMLGLQNEVYWAAAIGFGIALYGLAYFIVHEVIIHQRFKWFARSNNTYIRTIRWAHKMHHKHLDKHEGESFGMLFVAKKYWDKVKKDKLSINIKS, from the coding sequence ATGAACTGGTTCATTTTTGTCATAATAATATTAGGTACTTTCTTTATAATGGAAGGCATTACCTGGCTTACCCATCGTTTTGTAATGCACGGATTTCTTTGGTATTTACATGAAGATCATCATAAACCAACCGGCCATGCATTTGAAAAAAACGATGCCTTCTTTTTAATATTCGCTATTCCAAGCTGGTTGTGTATTATGTTGGGATTGCAGAATGAAGTTTATTGGGCAGCTGCAATTGGTTTTGGTATTGCATTGTATGGGCTGGCTTATTTTATTGTACATGAAGTGATCATTCATCAGCGGTTCAAATGGTTTGCCAGAAGTAACAATACCTACATCCGCACCATTCGTTGGGCACATAAAATGCACCACAAACATTTAGATAAACATGAAGGTGAAAGTTTTGGAATGTTATTCGTTGCAAAAAAATATTGGGATAAAGTAAAAAAGGATAAGCTTTCCATTAATATCAAATCCTGA
- a CDS encoding 2'-5' RNA ligase family protein encodes MKNVINSIPGYKVCEYLLVLNPHEELRNKITAVKKDFYDSYQAETAKWSKPHLTLVNFLQYQLMEERIVNRLHIIAMGRTPIKVELKDYGSFPSHTIYINVTSKLPIQNLVKQIRTETQRLMKLNDDNKPHFIMEPHLTIARRLLPWQYEKGWLEYSHKHFTGRFIADAMLLLKRPVGELKYEIVQRFEFQNLPVSTVQGELFAPVP; translated from the coding sequence ATGAAAAATGTCATCAACTCCATTCCGGGCTATAAGGTCTGCGAATACTTGCTGGTATTAAATCCGCATGAGGAGCTAAGAAATAAAATAACTGCTGTAAAAAAAGATTTTTACGATAGTTACCAGGCCGAAACCGCCAAATGGAGCAAGCCGCATCTTACATTGGTCAATTTTTTACAGTATCAACTAATGGAAGAACGGATCGTCAATCGCCTGCATATCATTGCAATGGGACGAACACCCATAAAGGTAGAGTTGAAAGATTACGGAAGTTTCCCTTCACATACTATTTACATCAATGTCACCAGCAAGCTGCCCATTCAAAATCTTGTAAAACAAATAAGGACAGAAACACAGCGACTCATGAAACTCAACGATGATAATAAACCGCATTTCATCATGGAGCCGCATTTAACCATTGCCCGCCGTTTACTGCCTTGGCAGTACGAAAAAGGCTGGCTCGAATACAGTCACAAACATTTTACAGGAAGATTCATCGCCGACGCTATGTTGCTACTTAAACGACCGGTTGGAGAATTGAAATATGAGATAGTACAACGTTTCGAATTTCAGAATTTACCCGTGAGTACAGTACAGGGAGAATTGTTTGCCCCTGTCCCCTAA
- a CDS encoding LexA family protein — protein sequence MEVENFFTSSYSGSKKFTQHQVPTANATGFGAAADDYMERGIDLNEQLIKNKAATFFMRVSGTSMINAGIGDGDIVIVDRSIKPVNGKIVIAVIDGEMLIRRYEQSFNKLRLVPETHNLSPIEVSEFMDFKIWGVVIYIIRNV from the coding sequence ATGGAAGTGGAAAACTTTTTTACAAGCAGTTATAGTGGCAGTAAAAAATTTACGCAGCACCAGGTGCCTACTGCTAATGCTACCGGATTCGGGGCTGCGGCTGACGATTATATGGAACGGGGTATCGACCTGAATGAGCAATTGATCAAAAATAAGGCGGCTACTTTTTTTATGAGGGTAAGCGGAACTAGCATGATCAATGCTGGTATTGGCGATGGCGATATTGTAATTGTAGACAGAAGCATTAAACCGGTGAACGGCAAAATTGTAATTGCTGTAATTGACGGCGAAATGCTGATACGACGTTATGAACAGAGTTTCAATAAGTTAAGGTTAGTGCCGGAAACACATAACCTCTCGCCAATTGAGGTGAGTGAATTCATGGATTTTAAAATTTGGGGGGTGGTGATCTATATTATAAGAAATGTATGA
- a CDS encoding Y-family DNA polymerase, translating into MKAIIDCNSFYCSCERLFKPHLDDQPVVVLSNNDGCIISRSDEAKKLGVEMAGPYFKAKPLIEKYGVATFSSNYNLYGDLSWRVMETLRVILGKENVEVYSVDEAFLNLDEFEGHDLYKVGVDIKDTVEQWTGIKVSVGVAPTKVLSKVANHLAKKNKIATNCVVVLDSKEKINEALMATPVREVWGVGHQSAQKLTEMNAVFTAYDLTKKTEEWARKYLGGVVGVRLLKELKGEVAKDMEKELTVKKMIATTRMFGSAVNSIEDIKEAVATYTSKAAEKLRRQNSAAGTISVFVVAKNEDHNVSFNRGVTSSSYITLPIATSATNDLIKPAVKLVDQLFKKGTWYKKAGVMLSGLVPDETIQGNLFEEQKNNNRSLMSMVDNVNFAMRNDMIKFAASGTKRDWKMRMEMRSPRYTTRWEELFVVK; encoded by the coding sequence ATGAAAGCCATTATAGATTGTAACAGTTTTTATTGCAGTTGCGAAAGATTATTTAAACCACATTTAGATGATCAACCTGTTGTTGTGCTCAGCAATAACGATGGCTGTATTATTTCACGAAGTGATGAAGCAAAAAAATTAGGCGTAGAAATGGCGGGACCCTATTTTAAAGCGAAACCATTAATTGAAAAATATGGCGTGGCTACATTCTCATCTAACTATAATTTGTATGGTGACCTGAGCTGGAGAGTGATGGAAACATTACGGGTGATACTGGGCAAAGAAAACGTGGAAGTATATTCTGTGGATGAGGCGTTTTTAAATCTAGATGAATTTGAAGGGCACGATCTGTACAAAGTTGGGGTAGACATAAAAGATACAGTTGAACAATGGACCGGCATTAAAGTATCTGTGGGAGTGGCGCCAACAAAAGTATTATCTAAAGTTGCCAATCATCTAGCAAAGAAAAATAAAATTGCCACCAACTGTGTGGTGGTGCTGGATTCAAAAGAGAAAATAAACGAAGCCTTAATGGCTACACCTGTAAGAGAAGTATGGGGTGTCGGGCATCAGTCTGCACAGAAACTAACAGAAATGAATGCTGTATTTACCGCTTATGATCTCACAAAAAAAACAGAAGAGTGGGCACGAAAATATTTAGGTGGTGTAGTAGGTGTGCGTCTACTGAAAGAATTAAAAGGAGAAGTAGCTAAAGATATGGAGAAAGAATTGACCGTAAAAAAGATGATTGCTACAACAAGAATGTTTGGTAGTGCGGTGAATAGTATTGAAGATATTAAAGAAGCTGTTGCTACCTACACATCGAAGGCAGCAGAAAAATTACGCAGACAAAATAGCGCTGCCGGCACAATCAGTGTTTTTGTGGTTGCAAAAAATGAAGACCATAATGTGAGCTTTAATCGTGGGGTAACAAGTAGTTCCTATATTACTTTGCCAATTGCTACGTCGGCCACAAATGATCTGATAAAACCTGCAGTCAAACTGGTAGATCAATTATTTAAAAAAGGTACGTGGTATAAAAAAGCGGGTGTTATGTTGAGTGGATTAGTTCCGGATGAAACTATACAGGGCAATTTATTTGAAGAGCAAAAAAATAATAACCGCTCATTGATGAGCATGGTAGACAATGTAAACTTTGCTATGAGAAATGATATGATAAAATTTGCAGCATCAGGTACTAAAAGGGATTGGAAAATGAGAATGGAAATGCGTAGCCCAAGGTATACAACCAGATGGGAAGAGTTATTTGTGGTGAAGTAA
- a CDS encoding lycopene cyclase domain-containing protein has product MNTHYTYFIILGASLVGPLGLSFDKKVAFYKNWKYLFPAMLLPALFYIVWDIFFTSKGIWSFNEEYISGIKIINLPLEEVLFFFIVPYCCVFIYECIHVYFPQVNNKRVGDIVLKLLAVVLLIVGIIFYDKWYTSCTFILNAVFITAIYLTRKHFNMFDATLFLVAYLVMLIPFLIVNGFLTSIPVVIYNNAENVGIRISTIPLEDTFYGMLLILMNIVIYEKLKSNHNGIWKSS; this is encoded by the coding sequence ATGAATACGCATTATACTTACTTCATCATTTTAGGTGCCTCATTGGTTGGTCCATTAGGTTTAAGCTTCGATAAAAAGGTTGCATTCTATAAAAATTGGAAATATCTTTTTCCGGCAATGCTGTTACCGGCTTTGTTCTACATCGTATGGGATATTTTTTTTACATCAAAAGGTATCTGGAGTTTTAATGAAGAGTATATCTCCGGAATAAAGATCATAAATCTTCCTTTGGAAGAAGTGCTTTTCTTTTTTATTGTTCCGTATTGTTGTGTGTTCATCTATGAATGTATTCATGTTTATTTTCCACAGGTTAATAATAAAAGAGTAGGGGATATTGTTTTAAAGTTGTTGGCTGTCGTTTTACTCATTGTAGGAATCATTTTTTATGATAAATGGTACACATCCTGTACATTCATTTTAAATGCTGTTTTTATTACTGCTATTTATCTCACAAGAAAACATTTTAATATGTTTGACGCAACATTGTTTTTAGTAGCCTACTTAGTAATGTTGATTCCTTTTTTAATAGTAAACGGATTTTTAACATCCATTCCTGTTGTTATTTATAATAATGCTGAAAATGTAGGAATAAGAATTTCTACAATTCCCTTAGAAGATACTTTTTATGGGATGCTGCTAATTTTAATGAATATTGTAATTTATGAAAAACTAAAAAGTAACCATAATGGAATTTGGAAGAGTAGCTGA